TCATGGGTTTCCGCTCACCCGCCCGCGAACGGCGGGAGCACCTCTACGGTGCCCCCCTCGGTCAGCAGGACGGCGTCGTGCGGGCGCTTGCCCACCGGCTCGTGGTTCACGAGGAAGGAGCAGCGCAGCAGGACCCGGGTCAGTTCCCCGGGGTGGCGTTCCCGCACGGCGTCGAGCGCCTCGGCCAGTGTGCGCGCCGAGTACGGCTCCTCCGCCGTCTTGGCCGCGGCCTTGGCCGCCGCCCAGTAGCGGATGGTTCCGGTTGCCACTGCAGCTCCTATCGTCGGCTCTCTACCGTCCGCCTCCATGATGGCCCCTCGGGCGGCCGACCCCGGCGTGCTTCCGCGCGCCCCGGGTGCGCCCGGTCGGCCCTCCGGCACAGCTCGCAGGGCCCCCGATCCGGTGAAACCGGGGCATACGCAGGACACGGGCGTGGCAGGAACCACAGAATCGGAAGTGGAAGAGGCCTCGGCCCGGAAAGGGCCGGTGGGCTATTCTGCTGGGCATGAGGATCCGGGCAACGTTGCCCCCGGGTCCTTTTGTGCTTTCAGCACGTTGAACGAAGCGGGAACACCGGCATCCCCCGCGGGCCCCAGGGCGCGGGGCCGCGAGGACGCCGGCGGGACCGAGAACGACACCGTACGAAGCAGTACCACGCACGTCCTCGACGGGACCGAGGAGGAACCGACGTGATGGACCAGCGAACCGTGCAGCACCGTCCGACCCGGGCAGGTGGTCGGGCATGAGCTCTCTCCTGCTGCTCACCAACGCCCTGCAGCCGTCCACCGAGGTGCTGCCCGCCCTCGGCCTGCTGCTGCACAACGTCCGGGTGGCCCCGGCCGAGGGACCGGCACTCGTGGACACCCCGGGCGCCGACGTGATCCTCGTGGACGGCCGCCGCGACCTGCCGCAAGTGCGGTCGCTGTGCCAGCTGCTCCGCTCCACCGGGCCGGGCTGCCCGCTGATCCTCGTCGTCACCGAGGGTGGTCTGGCCGCCGTCACCGCCGACTGGGGCATCGACGACGTACTGCTGGACACCGCGGGCCCCGCCGAGGTCGAGGCACGGCTGCGGCTGGCCACCGGCCGGCAGCAGCTGGGCTCGGACGACTCCCCGATGGAGATCCGCAACGGCGACCTGTCGGTCGACGAGGCCACGTACTCGGCGAAGCTGAAGGGCCGGGTCCTGGACCTGACCTTCAAGGAGTTCGAGCTGCTCAAATACCTCGCGCAGCACCCGGGCCGGGTCTTCACCCGCGCGCAGCTGCTCCAGGAGGTCTGGGGCTACGACTACTTCGGCGGCACCCGCACGGTCGACGTGCACGTACGACGGCTGCGCGCGAAACTCGGCCCCGAGCACGAGTCGCTGATCGGCACGGTCCGTAACGTCGGCTACCGGTTCGTGACCCCGGAGAAGGTGGAGCGGGCGGCGGCCGAAGCCGCGGCCCAGGCCGCCGCGAAGGCCGCCGCCCAGGCGTCCGCGCAGGCCTCGGCACAGGCCGCCGCGGCCGTCACCCGGTCGGCCGAAGATCCTGTGAGCATCCACTCGGCAGGACGCCCTGCCCAGAGGTAGGTCACCCCGCGTAGACTCCGGCGTGTGGCCAAGGTGACGCGGGATGACGTGGCGCGACTTGCGGGTACCTCTACCGCCGTCGTGAGCTACGTCATCAACAACGGACCCCGGCCGGTTGCCCCGGCCACGCGCGAGCGTGTCCTCGCCGCGATCAAGGATCTGGGCTACCGCCCGGACCGGGTCGCGCAGGCGATGGCGTCGCGGCGCACCGACCTCATAGGCATGATCGTCCCCGACGCCCGTCAGCCGTTCTTCGCGGAGATGGCGCACGCGGTCGAACAGGCCGCCGCCGACCGCGGAAAGATGGTGCTGGTCGGCAACTCCGACTACCGCACCGAGCGCGAGGTCCACTACCTGCGGGCCTTCCTCGGCATGCGGGTCTCCGGCCTGATCCTGGTCAGCCAGGGCATGAGCGAGCAGGCCGCCTCGGAGATCGAGGCCTGGGACGCCCGGGTGGTGCTGCTGCACGAGCGCCCGGAGGCCATCGACGACGTCGCCGTCATCACGGACGACATCGGCGGGGCCCAGATGGCGACCCGGCACCTGCTGGAACACGGCCACGCGTACGTCGCCTGCATCGGCGGGGTCGAGAACACCCCGTCGGTCGGCGACCCGGTGGCCGACCACGTCGAGGGCTGGCGCCGGGCCATGCTGGAGTCCGGCCGCTCGACCGAAGGGCGCCTCATCGAGGCCCCGTACAACCGCTACGACGCGTACAAGGTCGCCCTGGATGTCCTGGCCCGACCGGACCGCCCGACGGCGATCTTCTGCGCCACGGACGACCAGGCCATCGGCGTGCTCCGGGCCGCGCGCGAGCTGCGCATCGACGTGCCCGGGGAACTGGCCGTGGCCGGCTTCGACGACGTCAAGGAGGCGGCCCTCACGGATCCGCCCCTGACCACCATCGCCTCGGACCGCCCGGCGATGGCCCGCGCGGCCGTGGACCTCGTCCTGGACGACGCCGTGCGGGTGACGGGCTCCCGGCGCGAGCGCCTGAAGCAGTTCCCGTCGGCCCTGGTGATCCGCCGCTCCTGCGGCTGCCGCTAGGCCGTCGGTTCGGCGGGGCGGCGGGGGCTGTTCACTCCACGAAGGCCATCGCCAGGACCGGGAGGAACAGGAAGCCGAGGATGGCCGCGGCGATCGCCGTCCAGGCCAGCAGGACCTTCCCGGCGGCCAGGCAGATCTTGGCGAACGCCTTCAGCGCGCTGAGCACCACTTGCCCACCCCCCTCCTCGACTTGAACGCGTTCAACATACCGGAGGGCGAGGCTCCGGGAAACCGCCCTTATATCGGGCATACGCGGTTCTGTCGGGCTTCTCAGGCCAGACTCAGGAAGCTCTCATGATCGGCCTCCAGAGTCGTAGCCATGACCGAGAGCTTCCGCCGCGAAGGCGAGTACCCCCAGGAACACCGCCCCCAGCCCGCGCCGTTCGGCGAGGACTGGCAGCGGGGACGTGACCGGCTGGCACAGGACACCGCGGCCGCCGCCGGGTCGTACCCGCCGCCGCCCTCCTACCCGCCCGCCGCACCCGGTTGGCACGAGGCGCACCAGCCCCCGGTGATCCAGGGCGAGACGGTCCCACCGGCACCGGTCCCGGCGGCGACAGCAACGAGCGGCTCCGGCGGCTGGGGCACCTGGGGTGCCGCCCCGCACGGGCCCGCCCACGCCGCCTCCCCCGCGCCCCGCGCCAAGAAGCCCGTAGCGCTGCTGGCCGCCGTGGCGCTCGCCGCGGCCGTGGTCGGCGGCGGCACCGCGGCCGCCGTCCAGCAGCTGATGGGCACCCAGAACAGCGCCGGCGGCGGCGTCAACGGCACCAACGTCTCGCAGTCGAGCAACGGCACCGTCTCCGGCGTCGCCGAGCAGGTCAGCCCCTCCGTGGTCCGCATCGACACCCGCACCGCCTCCGGTCAGGGCACCGGCTCCGGCATCGTCGTCACCGCCGACGGCGAGATCGTCACCAACAACCACGTCGTGAACGGCGCCTCCGAGATCGAGGTGACGATGAGCGACGGCAAGAAGTACAAGGCCAAGATCGTCGGCACCGACCCCGACAAGGACCTGGCCCTCATCAAGCTCCAGGGCGCCGGCGGCCTCAAGCCCGCCACCTTCGGCAACTCCGACAACGTCAAGGTCGGCGACCAGGTCGTCGCCATCGGCTCCCCCGACCGCCTCACCGGCACCGTCACCAGCGGCATCGTCTCGGCGCTGAACCGCGACGTCACCGTCGACAAGTCCGAGCAGCGCCAGTCCCCCCAGCAGGGCACCGGCGGCTGGCCGTTCTCCTTCGGCGGTCAGCAGTTCAACGGCAGGACCGGCTCGGACACCGCCACCTACAAGGCCATCCAGACGGACGCCTCCCTCAACCCCGGCAACTCCGGCGGCGCCCTCGTCAACATGAACGGCGAGATCGTCGGCATGCCCTCCGCGATCTACTCCCCCGCCAGTGACAGCTCCGCCGCCGGCAGCGTCGGCCTCGGCTTCGCCATCCCGGTCAACACGATCAAGGCCGACCTGGACTCCCTCCGCAAGGGCGGCCCCGGTGGCAACGGCTCCTCCGACACCGGCGGCTCCGCCACCAACGGCTACGGCACCTCGTACTAGTCCGTCGTGCAAGGCTGGGAATCCGCCCGCACCGAACACCACCACCAGGGGGACCGGCCATGAATGCCGAAGGCGAAGCGTCACGGATCCTCGTCGTCGACGACGAGCCCGCCGTACGCGAGGCCCTGCGCCGCAGCCTCGCCTTCGAGGGATACGCCGTGCAGACCGCCGTCGACGGGCTCGACGCCCTCGACAAGGCGGCCTCGTACGCCCCCGAGCTGATCGTCCTGGACATCCAGATGCCCCGCATGGACGGTCTGACCGCGGCCCGCCGGCTGCGCTCCTCCGGCAGCGTCACCCCGATCCTGATGCTCACCGCCCGGGACACCGTCGGCGACCGCGTCACCGGCCTCGACGCGGGCGCCGACGACTACCTCGTCAAGCCGTTCGAGCTCGACGAGCTCTTCGCCCGCGTCCGCGCCCTGCTGCGCCGCAGCTCGTACGCCGCCCCGCGCCCCGGCGCGGCGGAGCCCGAGGACGCGCTGACCTTCGGCGACCTGCGCATGGACCTCGCGACCCGCGAGGTCACCCGGGGCGGGCGCCCGGTGGAGCTGACGCGTACGGAATTCACGCTGCTGGAGATGTTCCTGGCCCACCCGCGCCAGGTCCTGACCCGCGAGCAGATCCTCAAGACCGTCTGGGGCTTCGACTTCGAACCCAGCTCCAACTCCCTGGACGTGTACGTGATGTACCTGCGCCGCAAGACCGAGGCCGGCGGCGAAGCCCGCGTGGTCCACACCGTGCGCGGCGTGGGCTACGTACTGCGCGCCGGCGAGAGCGGGCCCGAGTGAGCCGGTTCGACCCGGCCGCCCGGTTCCGCGCCCTCCCGCTGCGCTCGCGCCTGGCGCTGCTGGTCACGGTGGCGGTCGCACTCGCCGTCGCCGCCGTCGCCGCCGTGTCCTGGGTGATGGTGCGGGCCCAGTTGAACGACCAGTTGAACCGGTCGCTGATGGCGACGAACCCGACCGACCAGGTGCTGCGCACCCTTCGGGAGGGCTGCGCGCTCCCCGCCCAGACGCAGCCGGACATCGCCGGAAACCTGAACGCGACGGTCCAGATCGTCACCGCCGACGGCAAGCACTGCCGGGTGAGCGGGCGGACCGACCTCCCGGTCACCGAGACCGACAAGGACATCGCCGCCGGCCGCCAGGCCAAGGCCCTTTACGACTCGAGCACGGCCGACGGCGTCGACATGCGCGTCTACACCTTCACCGCTCAGACCCAGCCCGGCGCCCCGATCTTCGCGATTTCCGTGGCGAAGCCGCTGGCCGACATCGAGAAGCCCCTCTCCACCCTGGCCTGGGTCCTGCTCCTCGTCTCCGGCATCGGAGTCGTCGGCGCGGGCGCCGCCGGTCTGTGGGTGGCCCGTACCGGGCTGCGGCCCGTCGACGAACTCACCGACGCCGTCGAGCACATCGCCCGTACCGAGGACCTCACCGTCCGCATCCCCGACGAGGGCGAAGACGAGATCGCCCGCCTCTCGCGGTCCTTCAACTCGATGACGGCCGCCCTCGCCTCCTCCCAGGAGCGGCAGGCCCAGCTGATCGCGGACGCCGGGCACGAGCTGCGCACCCCGCTCACCTCGCTCCGTACGAACATCGAGCTCCTCGCGCGGAGCGAGGAGACCGGCCGGGCCATCCCGCCCGAGGACCGCAAGGAGCTTCTCGCCTCGGTCAAGGCGCAGATGACGGAACTCGCCGCGCTGATCGGGGACCTCCAGGAGCTGTCCCGGCCGGACGCGGCCTCGCCGGGGCCGCTCCAGGTGGTGGCCCTGCACGAGATCGCCGGAGCCGCGCTGTCCCGGGCCCGGCTGCGCGGTCCGGAGCTGACCTTCACCTCGGACCTGCGGCCCTGGTACGTCCGGGGCGAGGCGGCCGCGCTGGAGCGGGCGATGGTCAACGTCCTGGACAACGCGGTGAAGTTCAGCCCGCCGGGCGGCGCGGTCGAGGTGTCCCTGCGGGCCGGCGCGCTGACCGTACGGGACCACGGGCCCGGCATCCCGGACGAGGACCTCCCGCACGTCTTCGAGCGGTTCTGGCGCTCCCCGTCGGCCCGCGCCCTGCCCGGGAGCGGGCTCGGCCTGTCGATCGTGGCCCGTACGGCGGCCCGGGCGGGCGGCAGTGCCGAGCTGCGGGCGGCGGCCGACGGCGGCCCGGGCACGGAGGCGGTGCTCCGCATCCCGGGGGCACCCACGCCACCGCCCTCGGATCCGTCAGTTGTGCCGGATCAGTGAGGCGACCAGGCCGGACCGGGTGTTCGGGAAGTCCATCGGGACGATCCCGAGCCCGGTGCGGCCCGCCATCTCCCCGCCGTCGACGAAGGCGTGCACCTGGGGGTTGAGGCGGTCGGAGTTCCACCGCGGCGGCATGTAGGCCGAGGTGCTCGTGTAGTTCACGAAGAGCCTGCCGGGCTGCTGGACGGCCTTGCGGAAGTGGTTCTCGATCTTGCCGCGCTTGGCGAAGGGCTCGGCGTTCCAGTCGTCCTGGATGTCGAAGACGTTCCCGTCCCCGTACCGCAGGCCCGGCAGTCCGCCGTTGTCGGCGAGCAGGACCACCTTCCCGCGGGCCTGTCCGAGGTTCGGCAGCGCGTCGGCGATCCGGAAGAGCGGGCGCCAGCCGCGGTGGTCGAGGTAGTCGTCGAAGACAGCGCGGAACGTCGCGTCGCTGTCCGTCGAGTACTCCTGCTTGAGCCGCATCAGGACGGTCTCCCTGGGGTGCGCGGCGAGGAAGTTCGCGCAGGCGACGAGGACGTCCCCGAACATCAGGCCCTGGTAGAAGGAGCCGTGGTGGATGGCGAAGGAGCCGCCCGTCACCCGGCAGCGGACGTCGAGGAAGCGGATGCCGGAGTCGAGCTGCTCGGCGATCGAGGTGTTCTGGCAGGCCACGTAGAGCCCGCCCTGGCGGGCGCCGGAGTCGTGCGTGCCGGGGATGGTCATCCGCTGGAGGGCGGTGGAGTCGGGCAGGCCCGTCATCCAGTCCTGGGTGCCGAGTGCCGCCGCGGCGGCGGGTGGTGCGCCGAGCCCGATCGCGGCGCCGGCCGCCATCGCTCCGACCAGAAAAGCCCGCCGGTCCAGTCCGCTGCCCATGCCCGCCCCTTTGCCGACCCAGTGGTGGGCAGATTATGGCGTGCGCACGTCAATCCTGCTACCCATGAGTACCTCGGCGTCCACCCGGGCCGCGCCTACCCCTCCAGCAACTCGACCATGGTGCGCAGCCCTTGGGCGAGCTCCGGCCCCGTCGGCGCCTGCTCCGGGTCGGTCAGGGACTGCACCATCACCCCGGTCAGCAGCGCGATGTGCAGCGACCCCAGGGCCCGTACGTCCCCCTCCGCGACGGCGTCCTCGGACACCCCGCGCAGTTGCGCGGCCACCATGCGCCGGGAGCGGCGCTGCCCCTCGGCCAGGGCGGCGAGCAGTTCGGGCGAGGACTGCGCGTGCACGAAGGCCTCGACGTTGGCGAGCCACAGCCAGCGCGTGTCACCGAAGTCCCGGATCTTGCGGTCCCACGTGTCGGCGTACCGCGCCTCGGCGGTTTCCCCCTGCCCGGTGAGCCGGCCGGAGCCCGCCGCCCACTCGTCCATGGCCGCGAAGAGCGCCTGGTTCAGCAGCGCCTCGCGGGACCCGAAGTGGTAGCCGATCGCGGCCATGCTCACCTGCGAGGCCGTGGCGATATCGCGCACGGTCGTCCGCAGATAGCCCTTCTCCTCCAGGCAGCGCCGGGCTCCGGCCAGCAGGTCCTCGCGATTTCCCATGCCGGGATCGTATCCGCGCCTCGATTTGGGCAAGCGCCCTAGACGTGCGTATTGCGCGCTTGCCCAAATCCTGGCAGGCTTCACCCATCGGAAGATCCACGGTCCTACGGAGGCAAAGCCATGCGCCACGAGCTGAAGATCGACGACCGCACCCTGTCCTACCTGGACTTCGGCGGCCCCGGCCGCCCGCTGCTCGCCCTGCACGGAGGCATGTCCGAAGGGGCCGCCTTCACCGGACTCGCCGCGGTCCTCGGCGACGAATGGCGGGTCATCGCCCCCGACCAGCGCGGCCACGGCGACTCCGACCGGGCTCCCGACCACAGCCGCGAGGGGTACGTCGCCGACGCCGTCGCCCTGCTCGACCACCTCGGCATCCAGACCCCGGTGGCCGTCCTCGGCTACAGCCTCGGCGGGCTCAACGCCGTCCACCTGGCCGCCGCCCACCCGCACCGGGTCGGCGCCCTCATCGACGTGGACGCCACCGTGACGGTCCACCCCGCGCGATCCGACTGGTTCGGCTTCCTCCGCGGCATGCGCTACACCGCGCCCACCACCGAGGAGCTGCTGGCCGCCGCCGGACCGGTGGGCGCCCAGTTCGTCGCGCAGGCGCTGCGGCCGCTCCCCGGGGGGTCGGGCTGGCGGCTGCCGTTCCACCCGCAGGACCAGCTCGACTCGATCGAAGCCTGCCGCGGCGACCACTGGGACGCCTGGCTCGCGAGCGACTGCCCGGCGCTGCTCGTCCACGGCACCCGCAGCGAGGCACTCCCGCAGGAGGTGGCCGACGAGATGGTCTCCCGGCGGCCCGGGACCTCGTACGCACCCCTGGACGGCGACCACTTCGTGCCCTTCCAGGACCCGCAGGGGTTCCACGAGGCGGTCCGGAAGTTCCTGGCCGGCCTTTAGCCCTCCGACACTTCTCCGAACTTCTCCGACCGGGTGAGGAAAACCGGCCGCGTCCACACCGATGAGTTCCGCCCGCCCCGGCAGTCTCATTGGTTGTCGACGTCGGCAACCCAGGAGGAAGCACGTGAGTCAGCTACTGAGGGTCCAGAACTTCAACGTCTCCAGCGACGGATTCGGGGCCGGCGAGGGCCAGAGCCTGGAGAAGCCGTTCGGCCACGCCGATCCCGGGGAGCTGTTCGCCTGGGCGGGCGCCACGGCGAGCTGGCCCAACCGCACCGACCCCGGGGGCAGCCGCGGCCTCGACGACTACTTGACGCGGGACTTCGGCAACAACATCGGTGCCGAGATCATGGGCCGCAACAAGTTCGGCCCGCAGCGCGGGCCCTGGCAGGACCACGAATGGCTCGGCTGGTGGGGCGAGGAGCCCCCCTTCCACACCCCGGTGTTCGTCATGACCCACCACGTGCGCCCCTCGTTCACGCTGTCCGACACCACCTTCCACTTCGTCGACGCCGACCCGGCCACCGTCCTCGAAGAGGCGCGGAAGGCGGCAGAGGGCAAGGACGTCCGGCTCGGCGGCGGGGCCACCACCATCCGCGAGTTCCTCGACGCCGACCTCGTCGACACCCTGCACGTGGCGGTCTCGCCGGTACGGATCGGATCCGGGGCGCGTCTCTGGGAGTCACCCGACGAGCTGCTCGACCGCTTCCACCGCGATGTCGTGCCCAGCCCGAGCGGCGTGACGCACCACCTGTTCTGGAGGAAGTGAGAACGCCGGAGGGGCGGCGGGCCGACGGGCCCACCGCCCCTCCGGGCGCGCTGAAAGCGAGTACTGCCGGTACAACCGAGCGGTCCTACTTGACGACGGTGATCCGGTCCGCCGCCGGCGGGGCGATCGGGGCCGCGGCCGTCGACTTCATCAGGTAGGCGTTGAAGCAGTCCAGGTCGGACGGGCCGACCAGCTTGTTCTTGTGCTCCTTCAGAACGGTGAAGCCGTCACCGCCGCCCGCGAGGAACTCGTTCATCGCGACCCGGTAGGTCTTGGCGGGGTCGATCGCCGCGCCGTTCAGCTTGACCGAGTCCACGACGATGCGGTCCGCGCCGGTCTTCGTCATGTCGAGGGTGTACGTGAAGCCCTTCGACACCTGCAGGATCTTCGGGTTGACCCCGTTGACCGGGCCGGTGACCTGCTGCTGGAGCGCGGTGATCAGCTGCGCGCCGGTCAGGTCGACGATGTTCATCATGTTGTTGAACGGCTGGACCGTGTAGGACTCGCCGTACGTCACCACGCCGTCGCCCTCGTCGCCCGCCGCCTTGTAGGCGAGGTCGGCGCGGATGCCGCCCGGGTTCATGATGGCCAGCTGCGCGCCGCCCTTGTCGGCCGGGGCCAGGGCCTCCAGCTGCGCGTCGGCGATCAGGTCACCCAGCGGCTTCTCCGGCGCCTCCGAGCCGCGGCCCGGGATGTCGGCGGAGATGAAGCCCTGCGGGCGGTTGGCGATCGGCGCCGCCAGCGCCTTCCAGCGGTCGACCAGCTCGGTCATGTCCGGGGCCTTGGGCTGGTCCCGGGTGACGACCTTGTTGACCGGCTTGGGCGCGGTGACCGGGGTGCGGACGATGTCCTTGGTCGCGCGGTCGTAAGTGAGGGTGGTGTCCGTGAACAGCCGGCCGTAGGAGGCGGCGGAGGTCACCATGCGCGGGTTGCCCGCCGGGTCCGGGATGTTGCAGGCGTAGGCCTGGTGCGTGTGGCCCGTCACCAGGGCGTCGACCTTGACATCCACGTTCTTGGCGATGTCCACGATCGCGCCCGAGACACCGGCGCCGGCGCCCGGGACGTCGCAGTCGTAGTTGTAGGCGCCGCTCGCGGGCAGACCGCCCTCGTGGATCAGCGCGACGATCGACTTCACGCCCTGCTTGTTCAGCTCGGCGGCGTACTTGTTGATCGTCTCGACCTCGTCGCCGAACTTCAGGCCCTTGACGCCCTCGGCGGTGACGACGTCCGGAGTGCCCTCCAGGGTGACGCCGATGAAGCCGATCTTCACGTCCCCCTTCTTCCAGATGAAGGTGGGGTTCATCATCGGACGCTTGGTCTTCTCGTCCGTGACGTTGGCGGCGAGGAACTTGAACTCGGAGCCCGTGAACTCCTTGCCGTACTCGTAACAGCCCTCGACCGGGTGGCAGCCGCCGTACGCCATGCGGCGCAGCTCGGCCCTGCCCTCGTCGAACTCGTGGTTGCCGACGCTGGTGACGTCCAGGTCGAGCTTGTTGAGCGCCTCGATGGTCGGCTCGTCGTGGAAGATGCCCGACAGCATCGGGCTGCCGCCGATCATGTCACCGGCCGCGGCCGTGACGGAGTACTCGCGGCCCTTGCGGGCCTCGCGCAGGCTGGTCGCGAGGAACTCGACCCCGCCCGCGGGTATGGCTTTGGTGGTGCCGTCGGCCTGACGCTCGCTCACGTTGCCGGAGGAGCCCTGCGGGGGCTCCAGCGTGCCGTGGAAGTCGTTGAACGACAGCAGCTGCACGTCGACGGTGCGGGCCTTGGCGGACGCACCGCCACCACTCGCGGCTCCGGCCGGAAGTGCGGCGGCGACCAGAGCTCCGGCCCCGGCGGTGACGGCGAGGGCGGAGAGGGTCAACCGGCGGGCTCGGCGGTGCCGTTGTGGCGTCGCTGACATTTAATCCCCTTTGTGGACAGCGATACTGCTTGGGAGGTCCGCCGAAGCCTATGGTCAACGCGCGTAGCACGACAGGGGGGAACGGGTATCGAGCTGGTTACGCGCAGAAGACGGGCCCACCTCGCGCCCACACTCCGCCGCCCGCCCCCCGCGGTCGTAGGCTCGTGTCATGACTGACGCAGCAGCGGCCCTGGAGCCGGGACGGCAGATTGAGACCCTCGAAGAGCTGACGGAGGAACAGGCCGAATCCGTCCTCGCCCTGATCGAGGACGCGGCCCGGACCGACGGCACCACCGCCGTGTCCGAACAGGGCCGGCTCCAGCTGCGCGGCGGCCCGCGCGAGGGGATCCGGCACTTCCTGCTCACCGAGGGCGGGCGGCTCGCCGGATACGGGCAACTGGAGGACACCGACCCGGTGGAGGCCCCGGCCGCCGAGCTCGTCGTCCACCCGGCGCTGCGCGGCCGCGGCCACGGGCGGGCCCTGGGCTCGGCCCTGCTGGCCGCGTCCGGCAAGCGGATCCGGGTGTGGGCGCACGGCGGCAAGTCGGCCGCCCGGCACCTCGCACAGGTGCTCGGGCTGACCCTCTTCCGTGAACTGCGCCAGCTGCGCCGCCCCCTGGCCGAGGGCGACCCGCTGCCCGAGCCGGTCCTCCCGCCCGGGGTGACGGTCCGCACCTTCGTGCCCGGCTCCGACGACACCGCCTGGCTCGCGGCGAACGCGGCCGCCTTCGCCCACCACCCGGAGCAGGGCGCACTGACCCAGCGGGACCTGAACGACCGGATCGCGCAGCCCTGGTTCGACCCGGAGGGCTTCT
This genomic window from Streptomyces sp. NBC_01351 contains:
- a CDS encoding dihydrofolate reductase family protein; amino-acid sequence: MSQLLRVQNFNVSSDGFGAGEGQSLEKPFGHADPGELFAWAGATASWPNRTDPGGSRGLDDYLTRDFGNNIGAEIMGRNKFGPQRGPWQDHEWLGWWGEEPPFHTPVFVMTHHVRPSFTLSDTTFHFVDADPATVLEEARKAAEGKDVRLGGGATTIREFLDADLVDTLHVAVSPVRIGSGARLWESPDELLDRFHRDVVPSPSGVTHHLFWRK
- a CDS encoding phosphatidylinositol-specific phospholipase C, with translation MGSGLDRRAFLVGAMAAGAAIGLGAPPAAAAALGTQDWMTGLPDSTALQRMTIPGTHDSGARQGGLYVACQNTSIAEQLDSGIRFLDVRCRVTGGSFAIHHGSFYQGLMFGDVLVACANFLAAHPRETVLMRLKQEYSTDSDATFRAVFDDYLDHRGWRPLFRIADALPNLGQARGKVVLLADNGGLPGLRYGDGNVFDIQDDWNAEPFAKRGKIENHFRKAVQQPGRLFVNYTSTSAYMPPRWNSDRLNPQVHAFVDGGEMAGRTGLGIVPMDFPNTRSGLVASLIRHN
- a CDS encoding LacI family DNA-binding transcriptional regulator, encoding MAKVTRDDVARLAGTSTAVVSYVINNGPRPVAPATRERVLAAIKDLGYRPDRVAQAMASRRTDLIGMIVPDARQPFFAEMAHAVEQAAADRGKMVLVGNSDYRTEREVHYLRAFLGMRVSGLILVSQGMSEQAASEIEAWDARVVLLHERPEAIDDVAVITDDIGGAQMATRHLLEHGHAYVACIGGVENTPSVGDPVADHVEGWRRAMLESGRSTEGRLIEAPYNRYDAYKVALDVLARPDRPTAIFCATDDQAIGVLRAARELRIDVPGELAVAGFDDVKEAALTDPPLTTIASDRPAMARAAVDLVLDDAVRVTGSRRERLKQFPSALVIRRSCGCR
- a CDS encoding response regulator transcription factor: MNAEGEASRILVVDDEPAVREALRRSLAFEGYAVQTAVDGLDALDKAASYAPELIVLDIQMPRMDGLTAARRLRSSGSVTPILMLTARDTVGDRVTGLDAGADDYLVKPFELDELFARVRALLRRSSYAAPRPGAAEPEDALTFGDLRMDLATREVTRGGRPVELTRTEFTLLEMFLAHPRQVLTREQILKTVWGFDFEPSSNSLDVYVMYLRRKTEAGGEARVVHTVRGVGYVLRAGESGPE
- a CDS encoding sensor histidine kinase — encoded protein: MSRFDPAARFRALPLRSRLALLVTVAVALAVAAVAAVSWVMVRAQLNDQLNRSLMATNPTDQVLRTLREGCALPAQTQPDIAGNLNATVQIVTADGKHCRVSGRTDLPVTETDKDIAAGRQAKALYDSSTADGVDMRVYTFTAQTQPGAPIFAISVAKPLADIEKPLSTLAWVLLLVSGIGVVGAGAAGLWVARTGLRPVDELTDAVEHIARTEDLTVRIPDEGEDEIARLSRSFNSMTAALASSQERQAQLIADAGHELRTPLTSLRTNIELLARSEETGRAIPPEDRKELLASVKAQMTELAALIGDLQELSRPDAASPGPLQVVALHEIAGAALSRARLRGPELTFTSDLRPWYVRGEAAALERAMVNVLDNAVKFSPPGGAVEVSLRAGALTVRDHGPGIPDEDLPHVFERFWRSPSARALPGSGLGLSIVARTAARAGGSAELRAAADGGPGTEAVLRIPGAPTPPPSDPSVVPDQ
- a CDS encoding response regulator transcription factor, whose product is MSSLLLLTNALQPSTEVLPALGLLLHNVRVAPAEGPALVDTPGADVILVDGRRDLPQVRSLCQLLRSTGPGCPLILVVTEGGLAAVTADWGIDDVLLDTAGPAEVEARLRLATGRQQLGSDDSPMEIRNGDLSVDEATYSAKLKGRVLDLTFKEFELLKYLAQHPGRVFTRAQLLQEVWGYDYFGGTRTVDVHVRRLRAKLGPEHESLIGTVRNVGYRFVTPEKVERAAAEAAAQAAAKAAAQASAQASAQAAAAVTRSAEDPVSIHSAGRPAQR
- a CDS encoding alpha/beta fold hydrolase, which gives rise to MRHELKIDDRTLSYLDFGGPGRPLLALHGGMSEGAAFTGLAAVLGDEWRVIAPDQRGHGDSDRAPDHSREGYVADAVALLDHLGIQTPVAVLGYSLGGLNAVHLAAAHPHRVGALIDVDATVTVHPARSDWFGFLRGMRYTAPTTEELLAAAGPVGAQFVAQALRPLPGGSGWRLPFHPQDQLDSIEACRGDHWDAWLASDCPALLVHGTRSEALPQEVADEMVSRRPGTSYAPLDGDHFVPFQDPQGFHEAVRKFLAGL
- a CDS encoding S1C family serine protease — its product is MTESFRREGEYPQEHRPQPAPFGEDWQRGRDRLAQDTAAAAGSYPPPPSYPPAAPGWHEAHQPPVIQGETVPPAPVPAATATSGSGGWGTWGAAPHGPAHAASPAPRAKKPVALLAAVALAAAVVGGGTAAAVQQLMGTQNSAGGGVNGTNVSQSSNGTVSGVAEQVSPSVVRIDTRTASGQGTGSGIVVTADGEIVTNNHVVNGASEIEVTMSDGKKYKAKIVGTDPDKDLALIKLQGAGGLKPATFGNSDNVKVGDQVVAIGSPDRLTGTVTSGIVSALNRDVTVDKSEQRQSPQQGTGGWPFSFGGQQFNGRTGSDTATYKAIQTDASLNPGNSGGALVNMNGEIVGMPSAIYSPASDSSAAGSVGLGFAIPVNTIKADLDSLRKGGPGGNGSSDTGGSATNGYGTSY
- a CDS encoding MoaD/ThiS family protein; the encoded protein is MATGTIRYWAAAKAAAKTAEEPYSARTLAEALDAVRERHPGELTRVLLRCSFLVNHEPVGKRPHDAVLLTEGGTVEVLPPFAGG
- a CDS encoding TetR/AcrR family transcriptional regulator; the encoded protein is MGNREDLLAGARRCLEEKGYLRTTVRDIATASQVSMAAIGYHFGSREALLNQALFAAMDEWAAGSGRLTGQGETAEARYADTWDRKIRDFGDTRWLWLANVEAFVHAQSSPELLAALAEGQRRSRRMVAAQLRGVSEDAVAEGDVRALGSLHIALLTGVMVQSLTDPEQAPTGPELAQGLRTMVELLEG